In one Aquabacterium sp. OR-4 genomic region, the following are encoded:
- a CDS encoding DUF1501 domain-containing protein has product MTRDTSRRAFLRAAAGLASAGASIPRLGAPMAMQLAGLAALASQSSQAADTGGSYKALVCLFLNGGSDTHNWVIPVDASGYAEYAAARAELAWAAGQIQPITTSGQANGRSFGMPADLAPLRKWYEAGQAAVVANVGPLVRPISKAEYIAGTALPSKLYSHNDQASTWQSLSPEGARSGWGGRMGDILMAANAYPVFTAVSATGNAVFLSGSSVNQYQVGVEGPVTVAAMNGGAVFGSNTAGAALQRAYASNGNDALANEYKRVMQRGLSANTVLQAALGSGAVPAVPSTTVRATTGFTTLDKVGIARQLRVVLQMVAANQALGMRRQVFMVSMGGFDTHTNQMRDQPAHMAQVASSIDYFLGTLNSLGLQNNVTLFTASDFGRTLLSNGDGSDHGWGSHHFVAGGAVKGRNIYGRFPITSMGTSDDVGSGRLLPSTSVSQLAASLGGWMGLSSAEQRLVLPGLENFGAGPALF; this is encoded by the coding sequence ATGACCCGAGACACTTCACGCCGCGCCTTTCTGCGGGCCGCCGCCGGGCTGGCCAGCGCCGGCGCCAGCATTCCACGCCTGGGTGCCCCGATGGCCATGCAACTGGCCGGCCTGGCCGCGCTGGCCAGCCAGAGCAGCCAGGCCGCCGACACCGGCGGCAGCTACAAGGCCCTGGTGTGCCTGTTTCTCAATGGCGGCAGCGACACCCACAACTGGGTGATCCCGGTCGATGCCAGCGGCTACGCCGAATACGCTGCCGCGCGCGCCGAGCTGGCCTGGGCCGCCGGCCAGATCCAGCCCATCACCACCAGCGGGCAGGCCAACGGCCGCAGCTTCGGCATGCCCGCCGACCTGGCCCCCTTGCGCAAGTGGTACGAGGCAGGCCAGGCGGCCGTGGTGGCCAATGTGGGCCCGCTGGTCAGGCCCATCAGCAAGGCCGAATACATCGCCGGCACGGCGCTGCCGTCCAAGCTGTACTCGCACAACGACCAGGCCAGCACCTGGCAAAGCCTGTCGCCCGAAGGTGCGCGTTCAGGCTGGGGTGGCCGCATGGGCGACATCCTGATGGCCGCCAATGCCTACCCGGTGTTCACCGCGGTGTCGGCCACCGGCAACGCGGTGTTCCTGTCGGGCAGCAGCGTCAACCAGTACCAGGTGGGCGTCGAAGGCCCGGTCACCGTGGCGGCCATGAATGGCGGTGCGGTGTTCGGTTCCAACACCGCAGGCGCCGCGCTGCAGCGCGCCTACGCCAGCAACGGCAACGATGCGCTGGCCAACGAGTACAAACGCGTCATGCAGCGTGGGTTGAGCGCCAACACGGTGCTGCAGGCCGCGCTGGGCAGTGGCGCCGTGCCGGCCGTGCCGTCCACCACCGTGCGCGCCACCACCGGCTTCACCACGCTCGACAAGGTGGGCATCGCCCGCCAGCTGCGCGTGGTTCTGCAGATGGTGGCCGCCAACCAGGCCCTGGGCATGCGCCGCCAGGTGTTCATGGTGTCGATGGGCGGCTTCGACACCCACACCAACCAGATGCGCGACCAGCCGGCGCACATGGCCCAGGTGGCCTCGTCGATCGACTACTTTCTCGGCACCCTCAACAGCCTGGGCCTGCAGAACAACGTCACGCTGTTCACCGCCTCCGACTTCGGCCGCACCCTGCTCAGCAACGGCGACGGCAGCGACCACGGCTGGGGCAGCCACCACTTCGTGGCCGGTGGCGCGGTCAAGGGCCGCAACATCTACGGCCGCTTCCCGATCACATCGATGGGCACCAGCGACGACGTCGGCTCGGGCCGCCTGCTGCCCAGCACCAGCGTGTCGCAACTGGCGGCCTCGCTGGGCGGCTGGATGGGCCTGAGCAGCGCCGAGCAGCGCCTGGTGCTGCCCGGCCTGGAGAACTTTGGCGCCGGGCCGGCGCTGTTCTGA
- a CDS encoding DUF1800 family protein: MNSLFQRAVRSIGSALIALVLCTLATATGLAGSAQAATLTVRAYANLAGDVGAMMTVRVDGVAVGSAEVRATVPTDYSFEVADLRAGSKVEVVYTNNLIATAGGDRNLYLVQLSSGGAVIVPTSTNSSIDKGTGAAAFDGIDVVPGQTGIFWDAALRITWPEPNLGSRITVRASGVPADGVHPQMVVRVDGLVIGTAEVNRASPADYSFAAPAFTAGSKVDVAFSNAGTAAGVVRALNVHYLMAGTTVLLPTASGVRFDAGAGLAAYDNASQSAGQVALTTHGALRGIWPAPNMTDALTLRASGTLAASVGPIMEVLADGVLLGTVEVRSGTPVDITLPALPLKPGQRIEVRPTNLGTFSGATRSLNLAYAISGTTVLQANASSLDAPWPAPNLTDTLNIRARADLAGGIGAIMQVVVDGVIVGTTEVKSTVFADYRFAVPAMSAGRKLDVVYTNDAQVGSENRNLHIAYLTTGNTVLLPTAAGNTLDRGNTWAASFDGVDVIAGTGTLAWGGALRSTWPAANITSTLTVRASATQAGGVGALMILWVNGVAVSSVEVKSATATDYLMPTTAIQPGTQVAITFANRGTVDGVERALNVHYAIAGATFLTPTSSGATYASGDLSAAWPSPNLTDTLTIRAYADLAGDVGAQMQLRIDGVIVGTQEVRSTVPADYSYAVPALKPGSKIDIVYTNDGQVGGIDRNLYVVQLTKGSTYLLPNATNTTIDRGAGEAALDGADVIAGHGNLVWAAAMRTTWPAPNLTGTVTVRASGTPAGGVSPTMVVRVDGVVVGTTSVTALDPTDFVYTTPALQAGSKVDVAFANAGTVDSVARSLRVHYLMAGTTVLLPTVTGVKFDAGTGLAAYDGLNQSTGQVALVANGALRGIWPAPNMTDTLTVRASGKLAGGVGPHMRVLVDGVVLGTYEIRSTTPVDVSMPTLPLTPGAQVDIAYLNDATIGSEDRDLNIAYAIAGTTVLRATDASVSFDAGSGAAAFDGAGLSPGRSAFGINGALRGPWPAPNLTDTLNIRARADLAGGVGAIMQVVVDGVIVGTTEVKSTVFADYRFAVPTMSAGRKLDIVYTNDGQVAGVDRNLHIAYLTTGNTVLLPTAAGNTLDRGNGWAASFDGVDVIAGTGTLAWGGALRSTWPAANITSTLTVRASATQAGGTGALMILWVNGVAVSSVEVKSATATDYLMPTTAIQPGTQVAITFANRGTVDGVERALNVHYAIAGATFLTPTSSGATYASGDLSAAWPSPNLTDTLTIRAHADLAGDVGAQMQLRIDGVIVGMQEVRSTVPADYSYAVPALKPGSKIDIVYTNDGQVGGIDRNLYVVQLTKGSTYLLPNATNTTIDRGAGEAALDGADVIAGHGNLVWAAALRTTWPAPNLTGTVTVRASGTPAGGVSPTMVVRVDGVVVGTSAVTATDPTDFVYTTPALQAGSKVDVAFANAETVAGVARSLRVHYLMAGTTVLLPTTSGVKLDAGTGLAAYDGLNQSTGQVALVANGALRGTWPAPNMTDTLTVRASGKLAGGVGPHMRVLVDGVVLGTYEIRSTTPVDVSMPTLPLTPGAQVDIAYLNDATIGSEDRDLNIAYAIAGTTVLRATDASVSFDAGSGAAAFDGAGLSPGRSAFGINGALRGPWPAPNLTDTLNIRARADLAGGVGAIMQVVVDGVIVGSTEVKSTVFADYRFAVPTMSAGRKLDIVYTNDGQVAGVDRNLHIAYLTTGNTVLLPAAAGNTLDRGNTWAASFDGVDVIAGTGTLAWGGALRSTWPAANITSTLTVRASATQAGGTGALMILWVNGVAVSSVEVKSATATDYLMPTTAIQPGTQVAITFANRGTVDGVERALNVHYAIAGSTFLTPTSSGATYASGDLSAAWPSPNLTDTLTIRAYADLAGGVGAVMQLRINGVVVGSVVVSATTPTDYVFAAPRLGTGSRIDVVYLNDGQTGGVDRNLYVQYVRGQGYTLVPFASNVQFDAGSGEAAVDGLATSAGSGAMFSNGALRFTTTTPVAGYSSAQHAASRFLQQATFGPTLADIQRVAEIGSARWINEQIALPFTPDMVSAIQARYDLGDAYRPGGASYTPNWVSQRFWQASAGSADQLRRRTAFALHQILMVSLTDSNLYYQARAYASYLDTLNRHALGNYRNLLEEIALSPAMGIYLSHMRNRPESLASGRMPDENFARELMQLFTIGLHELNLDGSLRLDGNAQAIETYTNDDVMALAKVFTGLSWGFADNQLTESVFRWSSPDLSVAGDQRIDLQPMKFYPGQHSPAEKRLFAGKSAALTIGAGTSGPTSLRLALDALFNHPNVGPFVGRQLIQHLVTSHPSPAYVARVATVFNNNGSGVRGDLAAVVRAILLDTEAQTPPAGSVGKLREPVLRVSHWMRSMDARSATGQFAVVYDLEPMAQRQLHAPSVFGYFRPGYVPPNTGFSASNITVPGLQIVTESTTAQWVNLAQSMAGNGLGWTGSTTDVAVDLLPLIELATTGQVDSMVERLNLLLYGGAMSSSLKQDILDAMASVAGNDSASQVNRARVALFLALASPEYLVQR; encoded by the coding sequence ATGAATTCCCTGTTTCAGCGCGCGGTTCGCTCCATCGGCTCGGCTCTCATCGCACTGGTGCTCTGCACACTGGCCACCGCCACGGGTCTGGCGGGCAGTGCACAGGCCGCCACCTTGACGGTGCGCGCCTATGCCAATCTGGCGGGTGATGTGGGCGCCATGATGACAGTGCGGGTGGACGGTGTGGCCGTCGGCAGCGCCGAGGTCAGGGCCACGGTGCCCACCGACTACAGCTTCGAGGTGGCCGATCTCAGGGCGGGCAGCAAGGTGGAGGTGGTCTACACCAACAACCTGATCGCGACCGCCGGTGGTGATCGCAACCTCTACCTGGTGCAGCTCAGCAGCGGCGGTGCGGTCATCGTGCCCACCAGCACCAACAGCAGCATCGACAAGGGCACCGGCGCCGCCGCCTTCGACGGAATCGATGTGGTTCCCGGCCAGACCGGCATCTTCTGGGATGCGGCGCTGCGCATCACCTGGCCTGAACCCAACCTCGGCAGCCGCATCACGGTGCGCGCCAGCGGCGTGCCTGCCGATGGTGTGCATCCGCAGATGGTGGTGCGCGTGGATGGCCTGGTGATCGGCACGGCCGAGGTCAACCGCGCCAGCCCCGCCGACTACAGCTTTGCCGCCCCCGCATTCACCGCCGGCAGCAAGGTCGACGTGGCATTCAGCAATGCCGGCACGGCCGCCGGCGTGGTGCGTGCACTCAACGTGCACTACCTGATGGCCGGCACCACCGTGCTGCTGCCCACGGCCTCGGGCGTCCGGTTCGACGCCGGGGCCGGCCTGGCCGCCTACGACAACGCCAGCCAGTCGGCCGGCCAGGTGGCCTTGACCACCCACGGCGCGCTGCGTGGCATCTGGCCCGCGCCCAACATGACCGATGCCCTCACCCTGCGCGCCAGCGGCACGCTGGCAGCCAGCGTCGGCCCGATCATGGAGGTGCTGGCCGACGGCGTGCTGCTGGGCACCGTGGAAGTGCGGTCCGGCACCCCGGTGGACATCACCCTGCCAGCCCTGCCCCTCAAACCCGGCCAGCGCATCGAGGTGCGCCCCACCAACCTGGGCACCTTCAGCGGCGCCACGCGCAGCCTGAACCTGGCCTACGCAATCTCCGGAACCACCGTGCTGCAGGCCAATGCCAGCAGCCTGGATGCCCCCTGGCCCGCCCCCAACCTCACCGACACACTGAACATCCGTGCCCGCGCCGATCTGGCCGGCGGCATCGGCGCCATCATGCAGGTGGTGGTCGATGGCGTGATCGTCGGCACCACCGAGGTCAAGTCCACCGTCTTTGCCGACTACCGCTTCGCTGTGCCGGCCATGAGCGCTGGCCGCAAGCTCGATGTGGTCTACACCAACGATGCCCAGGTCGGCTCTGAGAACCGCAACCTGCACATCGCCTACCTCACCACCGGCAACACCGTGCTGCTGCCCACCGCCGCCGGCAACACGCTCGACCGTGGCAACACCTGGGCCGCCAGCTTCGACGGCGTCGACGTCATCGCCGGCACCGGCACCCTCGCCTGGGGCGGCGCGCTGCGCAGCACCTGGCCCGCCGCCAACATCACCAGCACCCTCACCGTGCGCGCCAGCGCCACCCAGGCCGGTGGCGTGGGCGCGCTCATGATCCTGTGGGTCAACGGCGTCGCCGTCTCCAGCGTCGAGGTCAAGTCGGCCACCGCCACCGACTACCTCATGCCCACCACCGCCATCCAGCCCGGCACCCAGGTGGCCATCACCTTTGCCAACCGCGGCACGGTCGATGGCGTCGAGCGTGCCCTCAACGTGCACTACGCCATCGCCGGCGCCACCTTCCTCACCCCCACCAGCAGCGGCGCCACCTACGCCAGTGGCGACCTCTCGGCCGCCTGGCCCTCGCCCAACCTCACCGACACGCTCACCATCCGCGCCTATGCCGATCTGGCGGGCGACGTGGGCGCCCAGATGCAGCTGCGCATCGACGGCGTGATCGTCGGCACGCAAGAGGTGCGCAGCACCGTCCCTGCCGACTACAGCTACGCCGTGCCCGCGCTCAAGCCGGGCAGCAAGATCGACATCGTCTACACCAACGACGGCCAGGTGGGTGGCATCGACCGCAACCTCTACGTCGTGCAGCTCACCAAGGGCAGCACCTACCTGCTGCCCAACGCCACCAACACCACCATCGACCGCGGCGCCGGCGAGGCCGCGCTCGACGGTGCCGATGTCATCGCCGGCCACGGCAACCTGGTCTGGGCTGCCGCCATGCGCACCACCTGGCCCGCACCCAACCTCACCGGCACGGTCACCGTGCGCGCCAGCGGCACGCCCGCCGGTGGCGTGAGCCCCACCATGGTGGTGCGGGTCGATGGTGTGGTCGTGGGCACCACCTCGGTCACTGCACTCGATCCCACCGACTTCGTCTACACCACGCCGGCGCTGCAGGCCGGCAGCAAGGTGGATGTGGCCTTCGCCAACGCCGGCACCGTCGACAGCGTGGCGCGCAGCCTGCGCGTGCACTACCTGATGGCGGGCACCACCGTGCTGCTGCCCACCGTCACCGGCGTCAAGTTCGATGCCGGCACCGGCCTGGCCGCCTACGACGGCCTGAACCAGTCCACCGGCCAGGTGGCCCTGGTGGCCAACGGCGCGCTGCGCGGCATCTGGCCCGCGCCCAACATGACCGACACCCTCACCGTGCGCGCCAGCGGCAAGCTGGCCGGTGGCGTGGGCCCGCACATGCGCGTGCTGGTGGACGGCGTGGTGCTGGGCACCTACGAGATCCGCTCCACCACCCCGGTCGACGTGAGCATGCCCACGCTGCCGCTCACCCCCGGTGCGCAGGTCGACATCGCCTACCTCAACGACGCCACCATCGGCAGCGAAGACCGCGACCTCAACATCGCCTACGCCATCGCCGGCACCACCGTGCTGCGCGCCACCGACGCCAGCGTGAGCTTCGATGCCGGCTCCGGCGCCGCGGCCTTTGACGGCGCCGGCCTCAGCCCCGGCCGCAGCGCCTTCGGCATCAACGGCGCACTGCGTGGCCCCTGGCCGGCGCCCAACCTCACCGACACGCTCAACATCCGCGCCCGTGCCGACCTGGCAGGCGGCGTGGGCGCCATCATGCAGGTGGTGGTCGATGGCGTGATCGTCGGCACCACCGAGGTCAAGTCCACCGTCTTCGCCGACTACCGCTTCGCCGTGCCCACCATGAGCGCCGGCCGCAAGCTCGACATCGTCTACACCAACGATGGCCAGGTGGCGGGCGTCGACCGCAACCTGCACATCGCCTACCTCACCACCGGCAACACCGTGCTGCTGCCCACCGCCGCCGGCAACACGCTCGACCGCGGCAACGGCTGGGCCGCCAGCTTCGACGGCGTCGATGTCATCGCCGGCACCGGCACCCTCGCCTGGGGCGGCGCGCTGCGCAGCACCTGGCCCGCCGCCAACATCACCAGCACCCTCACCGTGCGCGCCAGCGCCACCCAGGCCGGCGGCACCGGCGCGCTGATGATCCTGTGGGTCAACGGCGTCGCCGTCTCCAGCGTCGAGGTCAAGTCGGCCACCGCCACCGACTACCTCATGCCCACCACCGCCATCCAGCCCGGCACCCAGGTGGCCATCACCTTTGCCAACCGCGGCACGGTCGATGGCGTCGAGCGCGCGCTCAACGTGCACTACGCCATCGCCGGCGCCACCTTCCTCACCCCCACCAGCAGCGGCGCCACCTACGCCAGTGGCGACCTCTCGGCCGCCTGGCCCTCGCCCAACCTCACCGACACGCTCACCATCCGCGCCCATGCCGACCTGGCGGGCGACGTGGGCGCCCAGATGCAGCTGCGCATCGATGGCGTGATCGTCGGCATGCAGGAAGTGCGCAGCACCGTCCCTGCCGACTACAGCTACGCCGTGCCCGCGCTCAAGCCGGGCAGCAAGATCGACATCGTCTACACCAACGACGGCCAGGTGGGTGGCATCGACCGCAACCTCTACGTCGTGCAGCTCACCAAGGGCAGCACCTACCTGCTGCCCAACGCCACCAACACCACCATCGACCGCGGCGCCGGCGAGGCCGCGCTCGACGGTGCCGATGTCATCGCCGGCCACGGCAACCTGGTCTGGGCCGCCGCCCTGCGCACCACCTGGCCCGCCCCCAACCTCACCGGCACGGTCACCGTGCGCGCCAGCGGCACGCCCGCCGGTGGCGTGAGCCCCACCATGGTGGTGCGGGTCGATGGCGTGGTGGTGGGCACCAGTGCCGTCACAGCCACCGATCCCACCGACTTCGTCTACACCACCCCGGCGTTGCAGGCCGGCAGCAAGGTGGATGTGGCCTTTGCCAATGCCGAGACCGTGGCCGGCGTGGCGCGCAGCCTGCGTGTGCACTACCTGATGGCTGGCACCACCGTGCTGCTGCCCACCACCTCGGGCGTCAAGCTCGATGCCGGCACCGGCCTGGCCGCCTACGACGGCCTGAACCAGTCCACCGGCCAGGTGGCCCTGGTGGCCAACGGCGCGCTGCGCGGCACCTGGCCCGCGCCCAACATGACCGACACCCTCACCGTGCGCGCCAGCGGCAAGCTGGCCGGCGGCGTGGGCCCGCACATGCGCGTGCTGGTGGACGGCGTGGTGCTGGGCACCTACGAGATCCGCTCCACCACCCCGGTCGACGTGAGCATGCCCACGCTGCCGCTCACCCCCGGTGCGCAGGTCGACATCGCCTACCTCAACGACGCCACCATCGGCAGCGAAGACCGCGACCTCAACATCGCCTACGCCATCGCCGGCACCACCGTGCTGCGCGCCACCGACGCCAGCGTGAGCTTCGATGCCGGCTCCGGCGCCGCGGCCTTTGACGGCGCCGGCCTCAGCCCCGGCCGCAGCGCCTTCGGCATCAACGGCGCACTGCGTGGCCCCTGGCCGGCGCCCAACCTCACCGACACGCTCAACATCCGCGCCCGTGCCGACCTGGCAGGCGGCGTGGGCGCCATCATGCAGGTGGTGGTCGATGGCGTGATCGTCGGCAGCACCGAGGTCAAGTCCACCGTCTTCGCCGACTACCGCTTCGCCGTGCCCACCATGAGCGCCGGCCGCAAGCTCGACATCGTCTACACCAACGATGGCCAGGTGGCGGGCGTCGACCGCAACCTGCACATCGCCTACCTCACCACCGGCAACACCGTGCTGCTGCCCGCCGCCGCCGGCAACACGCTCGACCGCGGCAACACCTGGGCCGCCAGCTTCGACGGCGTCGACGTCATCGCCGGCACCGGCACCCTCGCCTGGGGCGGCGCGCTGCGCAGCACCTGGCCCGCCGCCAACATCACCAGCACGCTCACCGTGCGCGCCAGCGCCACCCAGGCCGGTGGCACCGGCGCGCTGATGATCCTGTGGGTCAACGGCGTCGCCGTCTCCAGCGTCGAGGTCAAGTCGGCCACCGCCACCGACTACCTCATGCCCACCACCGCCATCCAGCCCGGCACCCAGGTGGCCATCACCTTTGCCAACCGCGGCACAGTCGATGGCGTCGAGCGCGCGCTCAACGTCCACTACGCCATCGCCGGCTCCACCTTCCTCACCCCAACCTCCAGCGGCGCCACCTACGCCAGTGGCGATCTCTCGGCCGCCTGGCCCTCGCCCAACCTCACCGACACGCTCACCATCCGCGCCTATGCCGATCTGGCGGGCGGCGTGGGCGCGGTCATGCAGCTGCGCATCAACGGTGTGGTGGTCGGCAGCGTCGTGGTATCGGCCACCACGCCCACCGACTATGTGTTTGCGGCGCCCAGGCTCGGCACCGGCAGCCGTATCGACGTGGTCTACCTCAACGATGGCCAGACCGGCGGCGTGGATCGCAACCTGTACGTGCAGTACGTCAGGGGCCAGGGCTACACCCTGGTGCCGTTCGCCAGCAACGTGCAGTTCGATGCCGGCAGCGGAGAGGCCGCCGTCGACGGCCTGGCCACCAGTGCGGGCAGTGGCGCCATGTTCAGCAACGGCGCGCTGCGCTTCACCACCACCACTCCGGTGGCGGGCTACAGCAGCGCCCAGCACGCGGCGTCGCGCTTTCTGCAGCAGGCAACGTTCGGGCCCACCCTGGCCGACATCCAGCGCGTGGCCGAGATCGGTTCAGCGCGCTGGATCAATGAGCAGATCGCGCTGCCGTTCACGCCCGACATGGTGAGCGCGATCCAGGCCCGCTACGACCTGGGCGATGCCTACCGGCCAGGCGGCGCCTCGTACACGCCCAACTGGGTGAGCCAGCGTTTCTGGCAGGCCTCGGCCGGCAGTGCCGACCAGTTGCGCCGGCGCACGGCCTTTGCGCTGCACCAGATCCTGATGGTGTCGCTGACCGACTCGAATCTCTATTACCAGGCGCGCGCCTATGCCAGCTATCTCGACACGCTGAACCGGCACGCCCTGGGCAACTACCGCAACCTGCTCGAAGAGATCGCCCTCAGCCCGGCCATGGGCATCTACCTCTCGCACATGCGCAACCGCCCCGAGAGCTTGGCCAGCGGCCGCATGCCCGACGAAAACTTTGCGCGCGAGCTGATGCAACTGTTCACCATCGGCCTGCACGAGCTCAACCTCGACGGCTCGCTGCGCCTGGACGGCAATGCCCAGGCAATCGAGACCTACACCAACGACGATGTGATGGCGCTGGCCAAGGTGTTCACCGGGCTCAGCTGGGGCTTCGCAGACAACCAGCTCACCGAGTCGGTGTTCCGCTGGAGCAGCCCTGACCTGTCGGTGGCCGGCGACCAGCGCATTGACCTGCAGCCGATGAAGTTCTACCCCGGCCAGCACTCGCCCGCCGAGAAGCGCCTGTTCGCAGGCAAGTCCGCTGCGCTCACCATCGGCGCGGGCACCTCAGGCCCCACCAGCCTGCGCCTGGCGCTCGACGCGCTGTTCAATCATCCCAACGTCGGGCCTTTCGTGGGCCGCCAGCTGATCCAGCACCTGGTGACCAGCCATCCCAGCCCGGCCTATGTGGCGCGCGTGGCCACGGTGTTCAACAACAACGGCAGCGGCGTGCGTGGTGACCTGGCCGCCGTGGTGCGCGCCATCCTGCTGGATACCGAGGCGCAGACCCCCCCCGCTGGCAGCGTGGGCAAGCTGCGTGAGCCCGTGCTGCGTGTGTCGCACTGGATGCGCAGCATGGATGCACGCTCGGCCACCGGGCAGTTTGCCGTGGTCTACGACCTCGAACCGATGGCCCAGCGCCAACTGCACGCACCATCGGTCTTCGGCTACTTCCGCCCAGGCTACGTGCCGCCCAACACCGGTTTCTCGGCCAGCAACATCACCGTGCCCGGCCTGCAGATCGTGACCGAGAGCACCACCGCGCAATGGGTCAACCTGGCCCAGAGCATGGCCGGCAACGGCCTGGGCTGGACTGGCAGCACCACCGACGTGGCCGTCGATCTGTTGCCGCTGATCGAGCTGGCCACGACAGGTCAGGTGGATTCCATGGTTGAACGCCTGAACCTGCTGCTGTACGGCGGCGCCATGAGCAGCAGCCTCAAGCAGGACATCCTGGATGCCATGGCCAGCGTGGCTGGCAACGACTCGGCCAGCCAGGTCAACCGCGCGCGTGTCGCCCTGTTCCTGGCGCTGGCATCCCCCGAATACCTGGTGCAACGCTGA